One window of the Archaeoglobus sulfaticallidus PM70-1 genome contains the following:
- a CDS encoding RNA-guided endonuclease InsQ/TnpB family protein, producing MYVQENRCIVIQPRLTREQEIVIGNLCYNAGKVWNVVNHHLINGNLKFNVYDIYNKLKDNFFVRNIHSRSAQILMGQLVEGWEKYFDYLKNPENYSSPVRRPGFMDKKKPHRTIVYDKTGFKVLGSKIRLSIPKQLREYLKEEYGYDKKYLWIDTGIDLTGYDVRNIQITPLKYSGRIFYQIGIVYSVEQEQTQQPEKEMLMSIDFNTSNFAVIVIEGHPVSYIIDGRGLMSLLRKYLKKISRLQSKRDNLNEGLPHHKLDERIAKLWKRVRNLLRDFSHRVSNLIVELAKKFRVTRIVVGNVHSSKNKESKLPDLVNQMFSLLPHGKVVKHLKYKFGDIVEVSEEYTSGVDSVKHEYPSREYYEPRKRVKRGLFKSVIGIINADVNSARNILKKYLYEIGQTDHGFLRDMASGLKQIIRLRVFHRLRGSSESVPVLGQIGVARGCVPLGMVRGLAQTHPEAPCVSEG from the coding sequence ATGTATGTGCAGGAAAACCGATGCATAGTCATTCAGCCCAGACTAACCAGGGAGCAGGAGATAGTCATCGGCAACCTCTGCTACAACGCGGGCAAGGTGTGGAATGTTGTCAACCACCACCTCATAAACGGAAACCTCAAGTTCAACGTTTACGACATCTACAACAAACTCAAAGACAACTTCTTCGTCAGGAACATTCACTCAAGGTCAGCCCAAATCCTCATGGGTCAGCTCGTTGAGGGCTGGGAAAAGTATTTCGACTACCTGAAGAATCCTGAGAATTACAGTTCTCCCGTAAGAAGGCCAGGATTCATGGATAAGAAGAAGCCCCATCGTACTATCGTTTACGACAAAACAGGTTTCAAGGTGCTCGGGAGTAAGATCAGGTTATCCATACCAAAACAACTGAGAGAATACTTGAAAGAGGAGTACGGCTACGATAAGAAGTACTTGTGGATTGATACTGGTATTGACTTAACTGGTTACGATGTAAGAAACATCCAGATAACTCCTCTCAAGTACTCTGGCAGGATATTCTACCAAATAGGAATCGTTTACTCTGTAGAGCAAGAGCAAACCCAACAACCAGAAAAAGAGATGTTGATGAGCATCGACTTCAACACTTCCAACTTCGCTGTTATCGTTATCGAGGGCCATCCTGTGTCATACATCATCGATGGCAGAGGTCTAATGTCCCTTCTAAGAAAATACCTCAAGAAAATCTCCAGATTGCAGTCTAAAAGAGACAACCTGAACGAGGGCTTACCACACCACAAACTCGACGAAAGAATTGCCAAGCTCTGGAAGCGGGTGAGAAATTTGCTGAGAGATTTCTCTCACCGTGTATCAAACCTGATTGTGGAGCTTGCCAAGAAGTTCAGGGTAACAAGGATCGTTGTAGGAAATGTTCACTCATCCAAGAACAAGGAAAGCAAGTTGCCCGACCTCGTAAACCAGATGTTCTCTTTACTCCCTCATGGTAAAGTAGTAAAGCACCTCAAGTACAAGTTTGGGGATATCGTAGAAGTAAGCGAGGAGTATACATCCGGTGTGGACTCTGTTAAGCACGAGTATCCCTCAAGAGAGTACTACGAACCTCGAAAAAGGGTAAAGAGGGGTCTGTTCAAATCCGTGATCGGTATCATCAACGCAGATGTCAACTCCGCAAGAAACATCCTGAAAAAGTACCTGTACGAGATTGGCCAGACGGATCATGGGTTTTTGAGGGATATGGCGTCTGGCCTCAAACAAATAATCAGGTTAAGAGTCTTCCACAGGCTGAGAGGTAGCTCCGAGTCTGTCCCCGTTCTGGGACAGATAGGAGT
- a CDS encoding ribbon-helix-helix domain-containing protein, translating into MSDEGRKYTTVSIPKPLYDKIKSRIEGTGFTSVSDYVTYVLREVLASLEEEDKEEVFSEEEEEKVKERLRALGYLD; encoded by the coding sequence ATGAGCGATGAGGGGAGAAAGTATACCACGGTTTCGATTCCAAAGCCTTTATATGACAAGATAAAGAGTAGAATCGAGGGTACGGGTTTCACTTCGGTTTCAGATTATGTAACCTATGTTCTGAGGGAGGTTCTCGCAAGCCTGGAGGAAGAGGATAAAGAAGAGGTTTTCAGCGAGGAGGAAGAGGAGAAAGTTAAGGAGAGGTTGAGGGCTCTGGGTTATCTCGATTAA
- a CDS encoding phosphatase domain-containing putative toxin: MPLNNFRVIIDGKLAGMGLPDREALIQLKDMGFKGILTLTEKPLMYDEIRYFQYHHIPLKNFKAPYLDQMVEAVEFIDNVDGPVAVHCQFGKGKTGCILGAYLIYKFNMCTDEVIRRLKAIFNSYIELSEQVEALKDFERFLRTKSYYEDGCSGKIIVKRDYSMFEECIHHFKVCVYEDETEMILKTDSGEIVLSFKGDIGRKMTKSICHL, from the coding sequence ATGCCTCTCAATAACTTCCGAGTGATTATCGATGGCAAACTTGCTGGAATGGGACTACCAGACAGGGAAGCACTGATACAGCTCAAGGATATGGGTTTCAAAGGAATTCTAACCCTAACTGAAAAACCCCTTATGTATGATGAGATAAGATACTTCCAGTACCATCACATCCCTTTGAAGAATTTTAAAGCTCCCTATTTGGATCAGATGGTCGAGGCTGTTGAATTCATAGACAATGTCGATGGGCCGGTGGCGGTTCACTGTCAGTTCGGAAAAGGCAAGACCGGCTGTATTTTAGGAGCATATTTGATATACAAGTTCAATATGTGCACAGATGAGGTAATCCGAAGGCTGAAAGCCATTTTCAACAGCTATATTGAACTTTCCGAGCAGGTAGAAGCTCTAAAGGATTTTGAGAGGTTTTTAAGAACGAAATCCTATTACGAAGATGGATGTAGCGGGAAAATCATCGTTAAAAGGGACTATTCGATGTTCGAAGAGTGCATACACCACTTCAAGGTTTGCGTTTATGAAGATGAAACCGAAATGATTCTCAAAACAGATAGTGGGGAGATAGTTCTTTCATTTAAGGGGGATATCGGAAGGAAGATGACAAAATCCATCTGCCATCTGTAA
- a CDS encoding DUF357 domain-containing protein yields MNVEEELRKETEKWKAKIEEKMKNVSGDEDFLRNIRAYILDSTYFLEKGDLVRAFECIVWAWAWLEIGEIVGKLKIG; encoded by the coding sequence ATGAATGTGGAAGAAGAGCTTAGGAAGGAAACTGAGAAGTGGAAGGCTAAAATCGAGGAGAAAATGAAGAATGTAAGCGGAGATGAGGATTTTCTAAGGAACATTCGAGCTTACATATTAGACTCTACCTATTTTTTGGAAAAGGGGGATCTGGTAAGGGCTTTTGAGTGTATAGTATGGGCTTGGGCGTGGCTTGAGATAGGGGAGATTGTTGGCAAGTTGAAGATTGGCTGA
- a CDS encoding NfeD family protein, protein MENGMKNVICYVSIPLLSRLLILLLIFSASGVATATIVEVNIDGEINEGTVVYVENAFDMAENIQADAVLVVINTPGGLVSSTEKIVSMILTSDIPVITYVYPQGAFSASAGSFILLSGEVSAMCNGTSVGAATPVTVGFGKVENKTINYIASYARSIAEKRGRPADIAEKFVTESLSLTSREAYKKGVIDLVTDSKEDLIRKINEKGLLDVKLDYEIVTAEKPVQAKIFGFISNPQVATILFLVGLYGLIFGLTSPGILPETIGAISLVLSLVGFGAIGINALGILLIALGVLFLIAELATPTYGVLGSASVICITLGAIMLIDEPLMPSNFYSSFRMLIAGIGIGMGALVTFMLMKLVQLRKEKKKVGGEALIGKRGKVMEFSDGSGLAKIDGEIWKIESDDELREGDEVIVTGRDGLILSVKRIK, encoded by the coding sequence ATGGAGAATGGCATGAAAAATGTGATATGCTATGTATCCATACCTTTACTGTCTAGGCTTTTAATACTGTTACTGATCTTCTCCGCCTCTGGTGTAGCAACCGCAACTATTGTTGAGGTTAACATCGATGGGGAGATAAATGAGGGAACCGTCGTCTATGTTGAGAATGCATTCGACATGGCTGAAAATATCCAAGCTGATGCTGTTCTTGTTGTTATCAATACTCCTGGGGGGCTGGTCTCGTCAACGGAGAAAATTGTAAGTATGATTCTGACGAGCGATATTCCTGTTATCACCTATGTTTATCCTCAGGGAGCATTTTCAGCCTCTGCCGGATCTTTTATCCTGCTGTCAGGAGAAGTCTCAGCGATGTGCAACGGGACATCTGTCGGGGCAGCAACTCCAGTCACAGTTGGGTTCGGGAAGGTGGAGAACAAGACCATAAACTACATTGCCAGTTATGCGAGAAGCATAGCTGAAAAAAGGGGGAGACCGGCAGACATAGCAGAGAAGTTTGTAACGGAAAGCCTGAGCCTTACATCTAGGGAGGCATATAAAAAGGGAGTTATAGATCTTGTTACAGATTCAAAGGAAGATTTAATAAGAAAAATCAATGAAAAGGGATTGCTTGATGTTAAACTCGATTATGAAATTGTTACAGCTGAAAAGCCCGTTCAGGCAAAGATATTTGGATTTATATCCAATCCTCAGGTTGCAACGATACTCTTTCTGGTTGGTCTGTATGGACTGATATTCGGTTTAACCTCTCCGGGCATACTTCCGGAAACCATAGGGGCGATAAGCCTCGTTCTATCGTTAGTTGGATTCGGAGCGATCGGAATAAACGCCCTAGGGATACTACTGATAGCCCTGGGCGTACTGTTCCTCATCGCAGAACTGGCAACGCCTACCTATGGAGTCCTTGGGTCAGCATCGGTAATATGTATAACTCTGGGAGCCATTATGCTGATTGATGAGCCGTTAATGCCCTCGAACTTTTACAGTTCTTTCAGAATGCTCATTGCAGGAATTGGAATAGGGATGGGTGCTTTAGTGACATTTATGCTAATGAAGTTAGTTCAGCTAAGGAAGGAAAAGAAGAAGGTTGGTGGGGAGGCTTTGATTGGCAAGAGGGGTAAAGTTATGGAGTTTTCAGATGGAAGCGGTCTGGCAAAAATAGATGGGGAGATATGGAAGATAGAAAGTGATGACGAATTAAGGGAAGGAGATGAAGTTATTGTTACAGGGAGAGATGGACTGATACTGTCTGTTAAAAGAATAAAGTGA